Part of the Fusarium musae strain F31 chromosome 3, whole genome shotgun sequence genome, CGAAATGAAGAAAATGCTTATGTAAATACAACACAACTTAGTATGCCATTAGTCCATTTGATCCTAATACTAATGCTcaatattataagctttattaccCCCTGAGGATATTGAACTACTAGGATTAGCCATAAAAGCAGAGGTTCACAGAAGTGATTTCTGATCACCATGAAATGTGTTCGTTCCTTCAAGCGAAAGATATTGCCTGAACCTACCCTAAAGCCAGAAGCTCTGTTCGGGTACCCAACACAGTTAGAGCTTTGACCAATCAACGCTATCTCCTGCCACCACGTAATGCAAGCTACAGTGCACCGTACATCTTTAGCTGTCCTGCCTCATCCACTTGGCCTCAACTCTAGAACTGACCAAACCGACCTGCGATAACGTCAAAATCATGCGCTTCTCAATCGCATCGTCCCTACTTTTCTTAACGAGCGTGGCTAGCGCTGCCTCGTCTTGGAGTTTCACCGATGGCTCCGTCACTGTCGGCTTCAAGAGAGCCCAGGGCGTCACTGCAAAGTAAGCTAGCTGTCCCTCTTgagatgccatgatgatgctatCATTGGCGACCGAGTGTGAGAGAGCTTCTGCTGACTGGCCTGATCGATATAGGTTTAGCGACCAGAAACCTGCCAAGAAGCCTCTTGTGCTAGGCAAGACAGATACCATCAAGGTCTCGTTAACCACAACCGAAGCTGGCGAGCCCAAGCGACCTCACCAGGCATTCCTCATCCTTACCGAGTCAACTGGCCTCGAGGCCCCGTTCCctctcaagatgaaggcCTCTGGAAAGGGCGAAGCTGAGATTGTACGCGATCTACCAAACTCGAATCAATTCCACGACTAACAATAATCGCAGTCACAAAAGGACCTCCCTATTCAACTGCTCCTCTCCGACGAACCCATTAAAGCCAACCTTGTCCTGGGATCTTTCGGTTCATCTAACCCTCTTATTTCCCCCGTCTTCGATGTCGAAGTCCAAATCGACTCCAATGCTCCTTCACCTCAGTATGAGGCTCCTGTTCGATATGGTCCCCGAGCTGAGATCGACCATATCTTCAAGGTTGGCGACTCGAGTCCTCCCGTGGTTGTCACTCTCGTCTTTGTGCTCGCTATCGTTGCTAGCGTTCCTgctctcttcctcggcgTACGTGTAAATCCTGCCATTATGCATTCGCAGACTAACAAGCATGTAGTGGCTCTTCCTTGGTGCCAACGTCAACCATCTGCCCAAGGCCCTCAAAGCTGCACCTATCTCTCACACCGTCTTCTTTGGCTCCATTGTCGGCATCGAGGGCACGCTGCTCCTCTACTACGCCCAGTGGAACCTCTTCAAGACCTTGCCTATCGCCATTGTCCTTGGCGTAGTGTCGCTTCTGAGTGGAACCAAGGCCCTGAGCGAGGTCCAGAGCCGACGTCTCGCTGGAGAGAGGTAATCTGGTTGCAATGTTCAACATAATTGCTTGGCACGATAGAAGGGCTAAAGCTCGAAACTAATCATCGCAAGTCGATGTTGGTGGAAATACAGGGGAAGATAGATCTCACACTAAAAGAACAGCCCGTGCGCCAATGCGGGTATCAACATGTTTACAATGGATGTTCCATGATGGGAATTTCTTTAGCATCAAAAGTCTATCAATCGAGAGGTTTTAGGATGGGTAACTTTGCCCAAGAGTTGAACGATGTCAAGTTCTAGGCATGCAAAACGGATGTACATTATGATAGACACTGGAAATGGAGTCGGATTTGGTGACTTTTCAATAATTGCTACGTTCCAACAAGCGAATCTGTGCCATGATTTGTGAATCATGGACCGAGATATGCACCTTGAACACTTCATCCGTGTAACTGGCAGTCAACAATTCCAATGCTTATTATTCCACTGCCTGTCCTGCTTGTTCTCTTACAATGTTCCATGCTTATCGCAATATTCGGTGTCCATCGCTTACTCATATGCTTGAAAACAACTGCCACTCACCACTCTTATTCCTCCTTCGGCTTGGTCCACATACTCAGCTGTTCCTCCAAGACACTGTTGAACCATTGTGTCTTCTCTATGATGGGTGCGTGTCCCATATCGTCCACAATGTGCACAGAGCCTGGTTTCAGCACTTTAATGAGCCGTTCGCCATTTGGAAAGCTGATCATGTTGTCACGCTTTCCATGCATAATCATGATGCGCTCAGAGCCGACACTGTCTGCTATTTCCCGTAGCTGGTCATCCGTCTTGTTGTGCAAAGCTGCCGCCGCAAGTTGACACATGAGCATTTTGGTGGTGTACAGCTCGGGATTTGTCTTCTTGGTGAGTTCCTGAGCCTGGAAACGCTGAAAGTTGGTCTCGAAGAGGCCGTACGTTGGACCACCCTCTGGCGGTGGTGGACTGCATCGTGCGGTGACGCCTGGCTCAGGTAGTATATCATCATCTGGTGCGACGAGCCACTCGGGTGTGAAGAGCCGGAGAGCGGTGTCGACAATACTGCGCTCCATGGACTTGGGGATGATCATGCCCATGGTGTCTGAGACAGTTTCCCACAGCCCCTTTGTGTTTTGGACTTTGCCTGATGTGCAGATGAGGGAAAGCGACTGCAGGCGCTTGGGAATACGAATAGCAACTTCTTGTGCAATCATGCCACCCATGGAGATACCAACGAGGTTGATATCCCGCTCAGCCTTCCAGCCAACGTGGTCGATGACCTCGATGGCATCGAGTGCCATGCCGCTGGTAGAATAGACACCCACGGGTTTGTCGCTGCCGCCCATACCACGGTTGTCGATAATGAGAACCGAGTACTTATCGGCTCGATCATGACCGAAGTACTTTGTTTGACGCTGCCATGATGCCTTGACTGCTGCCAATCCCATAATAAGCTACACACGGTCAGTCAAGCTCCCCTCTCAGAATATGACCAAATCTGAAGCAAACACGGTACAGACAGTACGAAAGAGTAACACGCGGACGGAGAGATTAAGGGAATTTTAACGGAAGAAACGTACCACAAGCTTGATGGGTCCCTGGCCATGAATCTCCCACGCAATGCCGACTGGACCACCGCGACCCTCAGCGACAGAGACCTTGCCGTGAGAGTGAGGTTCTAGGGCCCAGAGTGTGCCTGGGTAGGCTGGGTGCTTGAGCGTCTCCTCAGCCGAGGGAAACGTGCTTTGCCTACGAGGACGTATCGCGTGTAAGAGAGCCTTGAATCCACACATGAGGAGCgaatgaaaagaaaagaatgggAAAGATAGTGAAAACCAAAAGGCTGGAACGGGTTTGTTGGTCGAGGACTTACAGGTCGGACGCCATAATCGATATTTGGCGTTTGTTTGCTCTTATGATAAGCCCGGGCTCCTTCTTGCGCAAACACGGTTATGCACCTTCCGAGTCTCAAGGGAAAATCTTGTTTAATAAGTGTAAGGTAGGTCACGTAAGGTAAAGGAGGTAGGtagctaggggaggaaagaaaacgtAGGACCTTGACTCTAAGTGACGAAAATACTTAGATTAACTTAGCCTAAGTTTAGgtttctctttgccaagtttattttgacaccttatatCAGGGTTCGGCGTTGTCTTGTTGCAGTTGTCAAAAAGATCCCGTACGTCACTCACGGACTACGcgaataggtaggtaggagAGTGTAGTGAGTACGGAAGGAAGATACAGATTTGAGCAAATGAGGAGTAAATGACTACCTAtagaaaaaagcaaagagttGTCCCCGTTGTAGGAGACTACCTTAGGCTCTGAATTGTGGAGAGGTAGAAGTAGGTAGTATTCGGAATATCTTGTCACAACTCAACTTGCAACTTGCCAGGgtgtgagagagagagcgaGCGAGTGATTGATTGAAGGCGacgtggatggatggatcgcTGCATCATGCCTCGGCGCTATATTAGTGTACACCTCCAATTGCTTGATCGCCATGGGCCTAGGCACGCCACGTGCGGAATCCGAACATCGTCTTTAGTTACATTCCAGTCTCGATAGACCTGAGGGCGAAGTCGCAACCTCCGAATTACCTGATGGTCGCAGAGTCAATATATCCATAAGCCACCATTCAGCTACCGCCAATTGACTAAACAACTCCAACAGGCAATGAATATCAGACAGCTACAGGCCAAAACCAAGACCTGTACTCTTTTCAAGCCATTTCTTAGTATCTTTTCATTGTTTTTTGCTTAGCTCCTAGCCAGATCGAACTCCTCTCGGATGTCTGTCTGGTCGTTCATTCATTCAATGTCCACTTATACATGCGTAGTAAATCCACCACTCTTCCACATCCACCTCAGGGCATCACAAGCCCGATACCACTCAGATTTTCCTCGTCAAGCTGGTTCTTACGATCGACACCACCAGCGATTGGGTTAACACGATAGTTGAACAGGTAATAATGAAGTTGACCATCACCGGCTCCGAATTTCTGCTGCTCCAGGAACAGCGCATTGTCCATTAG contains:
- a CDS encoding hypothetical protein (EggNog:ENOG41); its protein translation is MRFSIASSLLFLTSVASAASSWSFTDGSVTVGFKRAQGVTAKFSDQKPAKKPLVLGKTDTIKVSLTTTEAGEPKRPHQAFLILTESTGLEAPFPLKMKASGKGEAEISQKDLPIQLLLSDEPIKANLVLGSFGSSNPLISPVFDVEVQIDSNAPSPQYEAPVRYGPRAEIDHIFKVGDSSPPVVVTLVFVLAIVASVPALFLGWLFLGANVNHLPKALKAAPISHTVFFGSIVGIEGTLLLYYAQWNLFKTLPIAIVLGVVSLLSGTKALSEVQSRRLAGER
- a CDS encoding hypothetical protein (EggNog:ENOG41~MEROPS:MER0210990) is translated as MASDLQSTFPSAEETLKHPAYPGTLWALEPHSHGKVSVAEGRGGPVGIAWEIHGQGPIKLVLIMGLAAVKASWQRQTKYFGHDRADKYSVLIIDNRGMGGSDKPVGVYSTSGMALDAIEVIDHVGWKAERDINLVGISMGGMIAQEVAIRIPKRLQSLSLICTSGKVQNTKGLWETVSDTMGMIIPKSMERSIVDTALRLFTPEWLVAPDDDILPEPGVTARCSPPPPEGGPTYGLFETNFQRFQAQELTKKTNPELYTTKMLMCQLAAAALHNKTDDQLREIADSVGSERIMIMHGKRDNMISFPNGERLIKVLKPGSVHIVDDMGHAPIIEKTQWFNSVLEEQLSMWTKPKEE